The sequence CGCAGGTCGTCGCGCGCGCCCGCGGTGCCGGTGGCCTTCCGTCCCAGGAGGATGGAAGCGAAGCGCGCCGCGCACGCAGACCCCCGGTGTGGATCGTCTGAGCCCACTGGTTTCTGGCAGCCGTTGCGCGGGTGCGCCTGGGCGAGCGAACAACCCCGGTGCGGGCGATTCGGGGCGAGCGAACAACCCCGGTGCGGGTTATTGGGCGGGCGAACAACCCCGGTGCGGGTTATTATTGGTGCGGGTTATTCGCCGAAGGCCGTTGCGCGGGTGCGCCTGGGCGAGCGAACAACCCCGGTGCGGGTTATTCGAGCGGCGGTGCGGGTTATTCGAGCGGCGGGATCAAACTTGTCGCCCGCCGCTACGAGCGCGGCAGCATGCTCATCACCACCAACCAGGTCGTGACGCAGTGGGGCACGGTCTTCGGCGACGATGTCCTCGCCGCAGCCGTCCTCGACCGACTCTTGCATCACGCCCACACCCTGATGGTCCAGGGCGATAGCTTCCGGCTCAGGCAGCGCCGCAAGGCGGGCCTGACCCAAACGAAGAAATCCTAATCGGGAGCCCGGAGGGGGTCAGTTTTAGTGACGCAACGGGGTCAGAAGTTACTGGCGCTTGACACGGGTGCGCCTGGGCGAGCGAACAACCCCGGTGCGGGTTATTGGTGTGACACGGGTGCGCCTGGGCGAGCGAACAACCCCGGTGCGGGTTATTGGCGCAGGCCCATCGCGCGCATCAGC comes from Deltaproteobacteria bacterium and encodes:
- a CDS encoding ATP-binding protein; the encoded protein is MLITTNQVVTQWGTVFGDDVLAAAVLDRLLHHAHTLMVQGDSFRLRQRRKAGLTQTKKS